One window of Quercus robur chromosome 12, dhQueRobu3.1, whole genome shotgun sequence genomic DNA carries:
- the LOC126709237 gene encoding methyl-CpG-binding domain-containing protein 4-like: MKDNNQETPKPPSKQPRHNHSIDLYAAQCGKCFKWRLIDTQEEFEEIRSKLIDEPFYCDRKPDVSCENPADIEYDATRTWVIDKPNTPKTPEGFKRTLVLRKDFSKLDAYFITPTGKRLRTRNEMASFIKANPEFKDVSPLDFDFVSPKIMEDTIPDYVVRKASSNGNGSSRSKALKEKSESNYQ, from the exons ATGAAGGACAACAACCAAGAAACCCCTAAACCCCCATCCAAG CAACCACGACATAATCATTCAATTGATCTATATGCTGCACAATGTGGCAAATGCTTTAAATGGAGGTTGATTGATACACAAGAAGAGTTTGAAGAAATCAGAAGTAAACTGATTGATGAACCATTTTATTGCGACAGAAAACCTGATGTGTCTTGTGAGAATCCTGCTGATATTGAGTATGATGCCACTCGGACCTGGGTCATTGACAAGCCCAACACCCCAAAGACTCCAGAAGGTTTTAAGAGAACCTTGGTGCTGAGGAAAGATTTCTCTAAATTGGATGCTTACTTCATTACACCCACAGGGAAAAGATTGCGAACCCGTAATGAGATGGCATCGTTTATAAAAGCAAATCCAGAATTCAAAGATGTGTCTCCTTTAGATTTCGATTTTGTTTCCCCAAAGATCATGGAAGACACTATTCCTGATTATGTTGTTAGGAAGGCTTCCTCTAATGGTAATGGTAGTAGTAGAAGCAAAGCACTAAAGGAGAAGTCTGAGTCAAATTATCAGTAA